A section of the Paenibacillus odorifer genome encodes:
- a CDS encoding DUF896 domain-containing protein — protein MITSLTRINELAKKEREVGLTQGEWVEQIALREDYLREIRGQVRNSLSGVTILDPDGNDVTPEKLRAARK, from the coding sequence ATGATTACAAGTTTGACTCGCATCAATGAATTAGCTAAGAAAGAACGTGAAGTAGGTCTGACACAAGGCGAATGGGTTGAACAGATCGCATTGCGTGAAGACTACCTGCGTGAAATTCGTGGACAAGTTCGTAACAGTCTTTCTGGAGTGACAATTTTAGATCCGGATGGAAATGATGTAACTCCTGAGAAGCTTCGTGCAGCGCGTAAATAA
- a CDS encoding ABC-2 transporter permease, with protein sequence MFNLFLLIRKDFILLRNFIPIFLLSILFIAYVQLDNSSMFATFQSLLLLVYSCSMDALNNNTKFVIGLPVRRQEIILAKYLSLVPYCFIGLVCSLALLLISFSFGYSISPFYWIGVSLTLLMIPLTASIYLPIHYWLGSKNYYFNILFNVVITITTLNTGSSLSNSSFFLTITHLKLQDHLVPVGLTGIVYLSILYCSYRISLRLFSKEEL encoded by the coding sequence ATGTTTAACCTCTTTTTGCTGATTCGAAAAGATTTTATCCTACTGCGGAATTTTATCCCTATATTTCTCTTGAGTATCTTGTTTATTGCATATGTTCAACTGGATAACTCCAGCATGTTTGCTACATTTCAATCTTTACTGTTGCTCGTATACTCCTGTTCTATGGATGCATTGAATAACAACACAAAGTTTGTTATAGGGTTGCCAGTAAGACGGCAAGAGATTATCTTGGCTAAATACTTATCACTTGTTCCTTATTGTTTCATCGGTTTGGTTTGCTCTTTAGCTTTGTTACTAATTTCCTTTTCATTTGGATATTCCATAAGCCCGTTTTATTGGATAGGGGTATCTTTAACATTACTGATGATTCCTTTGACTGCGTCTATTTATCTGCCGATTCATTATTGGCTTGGTTCCAAAAACTATTACTTCAATATCCTTTTTAATGTAGTAATAACGATAACCACCCTAAACACTGGATCTTCACTCTCAAATTCATCCTTTTTCTTAACGATTACCCATTTAAAGCTGCAAGATCATCTGGTGCCGGTTGGTTTGACAGGGATTGTTTATCTATCTATATTGTACTGCTCGTATAGAATTTCACTACGATTGTTTAGTAAGGAAGAGTTATAA
- a CDS encoding GntR family transcriptional regulator — MNILISNTSGEPIYAQIVSQIRQMILQGELVSGTPLPSIRLLAKELQISVITTKRAYEELEREGLINSIVGKGSFVSGADQEFIREQRLRIMEQKMKEIIDESKMLGINFAEFSEMLKLLYEEETE, encoded by the coding sequence ATGAACATATTGATATCCAACACTTCCGGTGAACCCATCTATGCACAGATTGTCAGCCAGATCCGCCAGATGATTCTGCAAGGAGAATTAGTGTCTGGTACCCCATTACCTTCTATCCGGCTATTAGCCAAAGAGCTGCAGATTAGCGTAATTACAACGAAACGAGCCTATGAAGAACTGGAGAGAGAAGGGCTTATCAATTCAATTGTGGGGAAAGGTTCCTTTGTTTCTGGTGCAGATCAGGAGTTTATTCGGGAACAACGGCTACGGATTATGGAGCAAAAAATGAAGGAGATTATCGACGAGAGTAAAATGCTGGGGATTAATTTTGCTGAGTTTAGTGAGATGTTGAAATTGCTTTATGAGGAGGAGACAGAATGA
- a CDS encoding ABC transporter ATP-binding protein encodes MKEVIQLDQISKKYGHFSLCELTFGIKEGYITGLIGPNGAGKTTIIKMMMGMVFPDRGSVKIFDQEMSIHEAENKDRIGYVSDENYFYDQLTIDQMSKIIAPFYSRWDQETYRKYIEMFKLSPRKKIKELSKGMKMKYSLAIALSHGADLLIMDEPTAGLDPIFRRELLDLLSEHIQDEKKSILFSTHNTTDLDRIADYIVFVNEGRLVFNEMKESLANKYMMVKGNKELLDRDVRKWFIGLRETEVGFEGLLNNRSEGEHFFRDHAICETPTLEEIMYFTVKGNALYV; translated from the coding sequence ATGAAAGAAGTCATTCAATTGGACCAAATTTCTAAAAAATATGGCCATTTTAGCCTATGCGAACTTACGTTCGGTATCAAAGAAGGGTATATCACGGGGCTAATTGGGCCGAATGGGGCAGGGAAAACAACAATAATTAAAATGATGATGGGGATGGTGTTTCCTGATCGCGGCAGCGTCAAGATTTTTGACCAAGAGATGTCTATTCATGAAGCAGAGAATAAGGATCGGATTGGCTATGTCTCCGATGAGAATTACTTTTACGATCAATTAACCATCGATCAGATGAGTAAGATTATTGCTCCTTTTTATAGTCGTTGGGATCAAGAAACGTATAGGAAATACATAGAGATGTTCAAGCTTTCCCCGCGGAAAAAGATTAAGGAGCTCTCCAAAGGAATGAAAATGAAGTATTCACTCGCCATTGCCTTATCACATGGTGCAGATCTGCTCATTATGGATGAACCTACTGCAGGACTTGATCCTATATTCCGAAGAGAGTTGCTTGATTTGCTTAGTGAGCATATCCAGGATGAAAAGAAGTCTATTCTTTTTTCAACGCATAATACGACTGATTTGGATCGGATCGCGGACTATATTGTTTTTGTGAACGAAGGGCGCTTAGTATTTAATGAAATGAAGGAATCACTAGCCAACAAATATATGATGGTTAAAGGCAACAAAGAGTTGCTTGATCGGGATGTGCGAAAATGGTTCATCGGGCTTAGAGAGACGGAAGTTGGTTTCGAGGGGCTTCTGAACAATCGCTCTGAGGGGGAACACTTCTTTAGAGATCATGCCATATGCGAAACACCTACCCTGGAAGAAATCATGTATTTTACGGTAAAGGGAAACGCTTTGTATGTTTAA
- a CDS encoding GrpB family protein, protein MIIAEKTKVIEVVPYNPEWKAEFNRLKEQLLSYVGDLIISIEHVGSTSIEGLAAKPIIDLDLVMESYDVLPQIIERLQQRGYEHQGNLGIEGREAFQRLQDDGFMKYHLYVCPKDGKGYLEHIAFRDYLRSNTAARQAYAEVKQRLAEQHRYDIDAYCEGKTTFVTSILSKAMKET, encoded by the coding sequence TTGATCATCGCTGAGAAGACGAAAGTTATAGAGGTTGTCCCGTATAACCCAGAGTGGAAGGCAGAATTCAATAGATTAAAAGAACAGCTCTTATCTTATGTCGGAGATCTTATTATTTCTATCGAGCATGTGGGCAGTACTTCCATTGAAGGGCTGGCTGCTAAACCTATCATCGACCTAGATCTTGTGATGGAAAGCTACGATGTACTCCCACAAATCATCGAACGTTTACAACAGCGTGGTTATGAACACCAAGGGAACTTGGGAATAGAGGGCAGAGAAGCTTTTCAAAGACTTCAGGATGACGGGTTTATGAAATATCATCTGTATGTTTGCCCTAAGGATGGAAAAGGCTACTTGGAGCATATCGCTTTCAGAGACTATCTGCGATCGAATACAGCAGCGCGTCAAGCGTATGCAGAGGTCAAGCAGCGCCTGGCAGAACAACATCGTTATGACATTGATGCTTATTGTGAAGGAAAGACAACGTTTGTTACCTCTATTTTATCTAAAGCCATGAAAGAAACGTAA
- a CDS encoding GNAT family N-acetyltransferase, with protein METHLVEHGDQWGIVLLLPATAYAYDHRVYPQADYIVFLDYSCPDIFPALLTLLPTEAKLVFKLQDVKYQEALSAHFSLEKVRGFFSYSTTEGLRYVKDKEVTINHSFDDRLLPLWAANHYNKEEIEEYFQKGAFSVSIFQGDNPVSTCLAFRNEEQIWEIGAVHTLEAFQRYGYAKMVVRTAIQETLERGFIPRYHVLERNQASIRLAESIGLVPCVQLEHWINYIQ; from the coding sequence ATGGAAACACATCTAGTTGAGCATGGTGATCAGTGGGGTATTGTATTACTTCTTCCAGCCACAGCATACGCATATGATCATAGGGTATATCCTCAAGCGGATTACATCGTATTTTTGGATTACAGCTGCCCCGATATATTTCCAGCATTACTAACGCTGCTCCCCACAGAGGCGAAGCTTGTTTTTAAACTGCAGGATGTGAAGTACCAAGAGGCACTGTCTGCGCATTTTTCTTTAGAAAAAGTTCGGGGGTTTTTCTCTTACAGCACAACTGAGGGGTTAAGGTATGTTAAGGACAAAGAGGTAACAATCAATCATTCATTTGACGACAGACTACTTCCACTTTGGGCTGCTAACCATTACAATAAGGAAGAAATTGAGGAATATTTCCAAAAAGGAGCGTTTTCCGTTTCAATCTTTCAGGGCGACAATCCGGTTAGTACCTGCCTAGCGTTCCGCAATGAAGAGCAGATTTGGGAAATCGGCGCTGTACATACTTTAGAAGCATTTCAAAGATACGGATACGCGAAAATGGTAGTTCGCACAGCCATACAAGAAACGTTAGAACGAGGCTTTATTCCACGCTATCACGTCCTTGAAAGAAATCAAGCGTCCATTCGTCTAGCTGAATCTATTGGACTTGTCCCTTGTGTGCAGCTAGAGCACTGGATTAACTACATTCAATAA
- a CDS encoding AraC family transcriptional regulator codes for MASEHYHFTAGFNLAPDDHDLSVLFSGEGKPVPGHKMGPSVHDYYLIHTVIDGKGVFQSGSNSQGCSKGDTFVIFPGALFSYQADMDRPWTYVWVALQGEAVEQLLHEVGITRDKPIIHLDNLIEIHKIYEHIRLSFQQSAYPRLESLEASGWLRLLVHKFGVANISSLSSQSIELPDVIDRQIDQAIRWISLQFHQQISIDHMASSLGYHRAHLSKVFKQKIGMSPKQYLLKVRMDKAKKLLGGTLTIDQISSSVGFNDALYFSKQFRKWSGMSPSEFRNHLRTGK; via the coding sequence ATGGCTTCAGAGCATTATCATTTTACAGCAGGGTTTAATCTGGCTCCCGATGATCATGACCTATCTGTATTATTCAGCGGAGAAGGCAAGCCTGTTCCTGGCCATAAAATGGGCCCCTCTGTTCATGATTACTATCTCATTCATACAGTAATTGATGGTAAAGGTGTTTTTCAAAGTGGCAGTAATTCACAGGGATGTAGTAAGGGGGATACCTTTGTAATTTTTCCGGGTGCGTTATTTAGCTATCAGGCAGACATGGATCGTCCGTGGACATATGTATGGGTGGCCTTACAAGGGGAAGCGGTTGAACAGCTACTACACGAAGTGGGAATTACAAGGGACAAGCCAATAATCCACTTAGATAACCTAATAGAGATACATAAAATATATGAACATATTCGTTTATCCTTTCAGCAATCTGCTTATCCTCGACTGGAGAGCTTAGAAGCTTCGGGTTGGCTGCGGCTGCTAGTGCACAAATTCGGTGTTGCGAACATAAGTTCGCTTTCCTCTCAATCGATAGAATTACCGGATGTTATCGACCGCCAGATCGATCAAGCGATCCGTTGGATTTCTCTGCAGTTTCATCAACAGATCAGTATCGACCATATGGCATCGTCTCTAGGCTATCATAGAGCGCATCTCTCTAAAGTCTTTAAACAAAAGATCGGCATGTCTCCCAAACAATATTTATTAAAGGTTCGGATGGATAAAGCAAAAAAACTGCTAGGAGGAACGCTGACCATCGACCAGATCTCCTCTTCGGTCGGTTTCAATGACGCGTTATACTTCTCCAAGCAGTTCCGTAAGTGGAGCGGCATGTCTCCCAGTGAATTTCGAAATCATCTTCGAACGGGCAAGTGA
- a CDS encoding ABC-2 transporter permease yields MYKSFFLIQKDFILLRKFLMLLIPFFIFIAYSNYHSFSLFTVMPPMLLLISSCSMDTQQMTQRFLVNLPVRRQELVRAKYFSILPFALVGLAATAFTYLLIVVTGKAVTPHFWQEVGITISIFPLLAMLYLPIHYWLGAKGAQVVNLVFMMIVMFGPNVFSFLIQWIPDVNRWLSFGVKGTVIPFIILGLAYIFLLSCSYIISLRIFVRKDL; encoded by the coding sequence GTGTATAAATCATTTTTTTTAATTCAAAAAGACTTCATTCTTCTGCGTAAATTTCTGATGCTGCTAATCCCTTTCTTTATTTTCATAGCATACTCAAACTATCATAGCTTCAGTTTATTTACGGTAATGCCACCTATGCTGTTATTGATAAGCTCCTGTTCAATGGATACTCAGCAGATGACGCAACGGTTTCTCGTTAATCTCCCTGTACGGAGACAAGAGCTTGTCCGTGCCAAATATTTTTCGATCCTTCCGTTTGCTCTTGTCGGGCTGGCAGCAACGGCCTTTACCTATCTCCTGATTGTTGTGACAGGTAAAGCCGTAACCCCTCATTTTTGGCAAGAGGTTGGTATTACGATATCCATTTTCCCTCTCCTTGCGATGCTTTATTTACCGATTCATTACTGGTTAGGGGCAAAGGGGGCACAAGTGGTTAATCTTGTTTTTATGATGATTGTTATGTTTGGCCCGAACGTGTTTAGCTTTTTGATCCAGTGGATACCTGATGTGAACAGATGGCTAAGTTTTGGAGTGAAAGGTACGGTCATTCCCTTTATAATCCTAGGGCTGGCTTATATATTCTTGCTTAGCTGTTCATATATCATTTCTCTGCGGATTTTTGTGCGGAAAGATCTTTGA
- a CDS encoding alpha/beta fold hydrolase, protein MKKTLLILLKVIVAIVILLALFLVIVFTVNVISNKVEKGKIEPYGQLVPVDGKKMNVTIQGQGKETVVLLPGFGTASPVIDFKPLVDELTPFYKVVVVEPFGYGLSDVTTKERTVDNIVSELHEALQELKIDRYILMGHSIAGIYGLDYVNKYENEVSAFVGIDSSVPTQGGNDEEFPSGTYKLLKKSGFMRLLVKLNPAQIVTPSDDEETKEQDRMISLKNMMNPNIISEAEHFKSNFKATETLNFPKDLPVIFFLVKDNTDVPGWESLHKEQINDSLHGKLMLLDGEHYLHHTRSKDIVENFRSFLGEIK, encoded by the coding sequence ATGAAGAAAACATTATTAATTTTACTTAAAGTAATAGTCGCTATAGTCATCCTCCTAGCACTTTTTCTGGTCATCGTTTTTACAGTCAATGTGATCAGCAATAAAGTGGAGAAAGGAAAAATAGAACCCTATGGTCAGCTTGTACCTGTCGACGGGAAAAAAATGAATGTAACCATACAAGGGCAAGGCAAGGAAACGGTCGTGTTACTCCCAGGGTTTGGAACCGCATCACCCGTAATTGATTTCAAACCACTTGTAGATGAACTGACTCCTTTCTATAAAGTTGTAGTAGTTGAGCCGTTTGGTTATGGACTAAGTGATGTCACCACAAAAGAACGAACGGTCGACAATATAGTGAGTGAGCTTCATGAAGCTTTACAAGAATTAAAGATAGATCGTTATATTCTGATGGGACACTCTATAGCAGGAATTTACGGACTGGACTATGTGAACAAATACGAAAACGAAGTTAGTGCATTCGTAGGCATCGACAGCAGCGTACCCACACAAGGGGGCAACGATGAAGAATTTCCATCAGGAACCTATAAGCTGCTTAAAAAATCAGGATTTATGCGATTGCTGGTAAAACTCAACCCGGCCCAAATCGTTACACCAAGTGATGATGAGGAAACTAAAGAACAAGATAGAATGATTTCACTTAAAAACATGATGAATCCTAATATCATCAGCGAAGCAGAGCATTTTAAAAGCAATTTCAAAGCCACGGAAACATTAAATTTCCCTAAAGATCTTCCTGTTATTTTCTTCCTAGTGAAAGACAATACGGATGTTCCAGGCTGGGAATCCCTGCATAAAGAACAGATTAACGACTCCTTACACGGGAAATTGATGTTGCTTGATGGGGAGCATTATTTGCACCATACCCGATCTAAAGACATTGTCGAGAACTTTAGAAGCTTTCTGGGAGAGATAAAGTAA
- a CDS encoding M99 family carboxypeptidase catalytic domain-containing protein, with protein MIVESYTLASSTAYATPYYVIRGELPGPVFMVVSGIHGNETGSIRAAQIIVERFNQRRLYIHRGTIIVVPLLNQKAYRKRIRGVPDLNRTFPRSSKTAARHPLASALLQLVLRYRPTWFLDLHEANGLSQKNPKRLGQSIIVTPGSRGIGTAKRVIKGINRTIPKTAYHFNIRLRERPGSSRAAVTRILGAKAFTVETCWSLDRDLRIRYQIDIVSRFLKSAGLL; from the coding sequence ATGATCGTTGAAAGCTATACCTTAGCATCGTCCACAGCTTATGCTACCCCTTATTATGTGATTAGAGGTGAGCTTCCTGGTCCTGTCTTTATGGTGGTGTCGGGGATACATGGGAATGAGACAGGAAGTATTCGTGCCGCACAGATCATTGTAGAACGTTTTAACCAGAGAAGGTTGTATATACACCGGGGCACGATCATTGTAGTTCCTCTATTGAATCAAAAAGCTTACCGCAAACGGATCAGAGGTGTACCTGATTTAAATCGCACCTTTCCACGTTCTAGCAAAACAGCGGCAAGACATCCATTAGCTTCAGCTTTGCTACAGCTAGTACTAAGATATCGTCCCACCTGGTTTCTGGACCTTCATGAAGCAAATGGGTTGTCACAAAAAAATCCTAAGCGACTTGGCCAGTCGATCATCGTCACTCCGGGAAGCCGAGGAATAGGTACAGCAAAACGTGTCATCAAAGGCATTAATCGAACGATTCCCAAAACCGCTTATCATTTTAATATCCGTTTACGGGAGCGCCCCGGCTCCTCAAGGGCAGCCGTTACCCGTATATTAGGAGCTAAAGCATTTACTGTGGAAACCTGCTGGAGCCTTGATCGTGACCTACGGATTCGCTATCAGATAGATATTGTTAGCCGTTTTTTAAAAAGTGCTGGATTATTGTGA
- a CDS encoding alpha-glucosidase/alpha-galactosidase, whose amino-acid sequence MSKITFIGAGSTVFAKNVLGDCMRTPALQGFELALYDIDLQRLKDSENMLNNIKESSGSTCVVKSYTDRKEALRGAKYVINAIQVGGYDPCTITDFEIPKKYGLRQTIADTVGIGGIFRNLRTIPVMLDFAADVREVCPDALFMNYTNPMAVLTNVMNTYGGVKTVGLCHSVQHCIPGLFEHLGMDQTGVQAKIAGINHMAWLLEVTKDGEDLYPEIKRRAAEKQKEHHGDMVRYEMMLKFGYYITESSEHNAEYHPYFIKRNYPELIERFQIPLDEYPRRCVDQIERWQQMREELVNNKELKHERSHEYASYIMEAIETNVPFKIGGNVMNTGLITNLPNEACVEVPCLVDRSGVTPTYVGDLPPQCAALNRTNINTQLLTIEAAITHKKEHIYHAAMLDPHTAAELSMDDITNMCDELITAHGDWLPAYK is encoded by the coding sequence ATGTCTAAAATTACATTTATCGGAGCGGGTAGCACCGTATTCGCCAAAAACGTGTTGGGAGATTGTATGAGAACGCCAGCCCTGCAAGGGTTTGAACTTGCCCTGTATGATATTGATCTGCAACGCCTTAAAGATTCCGAGAATATGCTTAATAATATAAAAGAGAGCAGCGGCAGCACTTGTGTTGTGAAATCCTATACGGATCGTAAAGAAGCTTTGCGTGGAGCTAAATATGTCATTAATGCAATCCAAGTGGGAGGTTACGATCCTTGCACCATCACAGATTTTGAAATTCCGAAGAAATATGGCTTGCGGCAAACGATTGCGGACACAGTTGGCATAGGTGGGATATTCCGTAACCTGCGTACTATTCCAGTGATGCTGGACTTTGCTGCGGATGTACGGGAGGTTTGTCCGGACGCACTCTTTATGAACTATACGAATCCTATGGCAGTTCTGACCAATGTGATGAATACCTATGGCGGTGTAAAGACGGTGGGATTATGTCATAGTGTGCAGCATTGTATTCCGGGCTTGTTCGAGCATCTGGGTATGGATCAGACAGGTGTTCAGGCTAAGATCGCTGGGATTAACCATATGGCTTGGTTATTGGAGGTTACTAAAGACGGCGAGGATTTGTATCCGGAAATTAAACGCCGTGCAGCTGAGAAGCAAAAAGAACATCACGGAGACATGGTCCGTTATGAAATGATGCTTAAATTTGGTTACTACATTACGGAATCTTCGGAACATAACGCAGAGTATCATCCTTATTTTATCAAACGTAATTACCCTGAGCTTATCGAACGGTTTCAAATTCCACTCGACGAGTATCCACGCCGCTGTGTAGATCAAATTGAACGTTGGCAACAAATGCGGGAAGAATTGGTTAATAACAAAGAACTTAAACATGAACGTTCGCATGAATATGCGTCTTATATCATGGAAGCCATCGAAACTAATGTGCCTTTCAAAATAGGTGGCAATGTTATGAACACAGGTCTTATCACCAATTTGCCAAATGAAGCATGTGTAGAGGTCCCTTGTTTAGTAGATAGAAGCGGAGTAACTCCGACCTACGTGGGAGATCTGCCTCCACAGTGCGCCGCACTGAATCGTACAAACATTAATACACAATTGTTAACGATCGAAGCAGCGATTACCCATAAGAAAGAGCATATCTATCACGCCGCAATGCTCGATCCACATACAGCAGCTGAATTGTCGATGGATGACATTACAAATATGTGCGACGAGCTGATCACAGCCCATGGAGACTGGCTCCCAGCGTATAAATAA
- a CDS encoding MFS transporter, with protein sequence MTQSITGAAVRVGEGLSKQFILILAIASGLSVANMYYNQPLLAEIGRTFNASSNSVGYVSMLTQIGYALGMLFFVPLGDIRERRTLISGLLIAVSLSLIGFATAQNLTWMYIASFAIGITTVVPQVIIPLSAELALPEERGKVIGTVMSGLFFGILLARTISGIIGDMFGWRAMYWIAAVVMLLLSLILYRLIPATKPDNNSSYSDLLKSMGQLIRRYSTLRESSLIGACMFGGFSVFWTSLAFFLEGEPYHYSSSITGLFGLIGVAGAAGAPFIGRLADRIAPKKIVGILLLITLIAYGFFGLAGFTIWSLIAGVIILDLGVQGSQVSNQTRIYALEPAARSRINTVFMVSTFTGGAIGSTLGSFAWQHWGWSGVCLMGGTLVVAALCIWIVYRVIEKEDIPEIS encoded by the coding sequence ATGACACAATCTATCACAGGCGCTGCTGTTCGTGTAGGAGAAGGTCTATCTAAGCAATTCATCCTAATTCTAGCCATTGCATCAGGACTAAGCGTGGCAAATATGTATTATAATCAGCCGCTCCTAGCTGAGATAGGACGCACCTTTAATGCTTCCTCTAACTCAGTGGGATATGTATCGATGCTTACTCAAATCGGCTACGCGCTGGGAATGTTATTTTTTGTTCCACTAGGTGACATTCGTGAACGCAGAACACTGATATCCGGACTTCTTATTGCTGTATCACTGTCCCTAATTGGTTTCGCTACCGCACAAAACCTCACTTGGATGTATATCGCCAGCTTTGCTATCGGCATAACTACGGTGGTGCCGCAGGTCATCATTCCTCTCTCGGCTGAGTTAGCTTTACCGGAGGAGCGGGGGAAGGTTATAGGTACAGTAATGAGCGGATTGTTTTTTGGTATTCTGCTAGCAAGAACAATATCCGGAATTATAGGGGATATGTTCGGCTGGAGAGCGATGTACTGGATTGCCGCAGTAGTTATGTTATTGCTATCCCTTATTCTTTATCGGCTAATCCCGGCAACGAAACCAGACAATAATTCTTCGTACTCCGATCTGCTGAAATCAATGGGGCAACTGATTCGCAGATATTCGACGCTTCGTGAGTCATCTTTAATTGGGGCTTGCATGTTTGGCGGCTTCAGTGTGTTCTGGACTTCTCTAGCTTTCTTTCTGGAAGGAGAACCTTATCACTACAGTAGCTCAATCACAGGATTGTTTGGTCTTATTGGTGTAGCAGGTGCTGCTGGTGCTCCATTTATCGGGAGGTTAGCAGACAGAATTGCTCCCAAAAAGATTGTAGGAATCTTACTGTTAATTACATTGATTGCTTACGGATTTTTTGGTTTAGCCGGATTTACAATCTGGAGTTTGATTGCAGGAGTTATTATTCTGGATCTTGGGGTACAGGGATCACAGGTCAGTAACCAAACACGGATATATGCACTTGAACCAGCGGCTCGCAGTCGTATAAATACTGTTTTTATGGTCAGCACTTTTACAGGTGGAGCGATTGGATCCACGCTGGGAAGTTTTGCATGGCAGCATTGGGGCTGGAGTGGCGTCTGCTTAATGGGGGGAACGCTTGTTGTAGCCGCTCTATGCATATGGATAGTCTATAGAGTGATCGAGAAAGAGGATATACCGGAGATTAGCTAG
- a CDS encoding MarR family winged helix-turn-helix transcriptional regulator yields MVEDEIRELLDRISAEMRRDYAELLRELNLHVGQEQLLCRLWRTDGMTQIQLSERLNCEPPTITNMVKSLENHGFVVRKRDPEDGRVSRVYLTPAGRNLCEPVEQIWNKQLDKLLAGIIPEERLLLRRLMKQMADNLA; encoded by the coding sequence GTGGTAGAAGATGAGATAAGGGAACTACTGGATAGAATATCAGCGGAAATGCGTAGAGATTATGCAGAGCTGCTTAGAGAACTTAATCTTCATGTGGGTCAAGAACAGTTATTATGCCGGTTATGGAGAACAGATGGAATGACACAGATACAGCTAAGTGAACGCTTGAATTGTGAGCCTCCAACCATAACAAATATGGTGAAATCTCTTGAAAATCATGGGTTTGTTGTTCGAAAAAGAGATCCTGAAGATGGCAGAGTTAGCCGAGTGTATCTAACCCCAGCCGGACGTAATCTCTGCGAACCTGTGGAACAGATCTGGAACAAACAGCTGGATAAATTACTAGCCGGAATTATACCTGAAGAACGTTTATTATTAAGAAGACTTATGAAACAAATGGCTGATAATTTAGCTTGA
- a CDS encoding sensor histidine kinase: MPKMIYSFRTKMIMLLMASMLVSGGITFSIYKILQRYYRSEVLLENPLTKVRYLMRDIGDVNAFLIIFIPLAILFFFIFTKPYANYFKEISKGIHQLASGDFSERVDIPSKDEFGLIGHDINLAIDHLQEAIERGDFAESSKDQLVLNLAHDLRTPLTSVIGYLDFILRDNELTPEQTRHYTTIAYTKSQRLEKLIDELFEITRMNYGKLTLEKTSIDLSELLLQLNEELYPVFEKNGLTSRLDVTQPLKIEGDGELLARVFENLLTNAARYGSDGQFIDIHGYLEENEVVIEIINYGDCIDPEELPRIFDMFYTGDRARTHPTGSTGLGLFITKNIVEQHAGTVSAQSSVVRTMFEVRLPQNN; encoded by the coding sequence ATGCCTAAAATGATTTATAGCTTTCGTACAAAAATGATTATGCTGCTGATGGCCAGTATGCTTGTATCCGGTGGAATTACCTTTTCAATCTATAAAATTCTGCAGAGATATTATCGATCAGAGGTCTTATTAGAAAATCCATTGACTAAAGTTCGCTACTTGATGCGGGATATCGGTGATGTTAATGCGTTTTTGATTATCTTCATTCCTTTGGCCATCTTATTCTTTTTTATATTTACTAAACCATATGCAAATTATTTCAAGGAAATCTCGAAAGGGATCCATCAGCTGGCGTCGGGTGATTTCTCGGAGCGGGTGGATATCCCTTCTAAAGATGAATTCGGCCTTATTGGCCATGATATCAATCTGGCTATTGATCATCTTCAGGAAGCTATTGAGCGGGGAGACTTTGCGGAGAGCAGTAAAGATCAACTTGTGTTAAATCTGGCACATGATCTGCGTACTCCACTTACCTCAGTTATAGGTTATTTGGATTTTATCCTTAGGGACAATGAATTAACGCCAGAACAGACCAGACATTACACAACGATTGCTTATACTAAATCTCAACGTTTGGAAAAATTAATTGATGAGCTATTTGAAATTACAAGAATGAACTACGGTAAGCTTACGCTTGAGAAAACCTCGATCGACCTTAGTGAGCTTCTTTTACAATTAAATGAAGAGTTATATCCCGTTTTTGAGAAAAATGGTCTTACTTCCCGTTTGGATGTAACCCAACCTCTGAAGATAGAGGGTGACGGTGAGCTGCTGGCACGTGTATTTGAGAATCTTCTCACTAACGCAGCGCGATACGGAAGCGACGGTCAATTTATTGATATTCATGGGTATTTAGAAGAAAACGAAGTCGTTATTGAGATTATTAACTATGGAGATTGTATTGATCCGGAAGAGCTACCGCGTATTTTTGATATGTTCTACACCGGAGATCGAGCGCGAACGCATCCCACAGGGAGTACGGGACTGGGCTTATTTATCACTAAAAACATTGTGGAACAACATGCTGGAACAGTTTCTGCACAAAGCAGTGTAGTTCGGACGATGTTTGAAGTGCGGCTTCCACAAAATAATTGA